The following coding sequences are from one Desulfuromonadaceae bacterium window:
- a CDS encoding prepilin peptidase, which yields MEQTWILPVFAGLLGAVVGSFLNVCIYRLPRKQSIVSPPSSCPQCGARIPWYLNVPLVSFMVLRGRCCACKTPISLRYPAIELLNGLLFWVIFDRFGMSWLTPVFWLFSAALVVIAFIDLEHQIIPDVISLPGIVVGFLCSFLIPWLSWSDSALGILLGGGSLFVIATGYQLLTGREGMGGGDIKLLAMVGAFMGWKAVLPIIFLASLLGTLVGVPLMLVQRENARLALPFGPFIVCATLVFLLWGGLLFNYYLRLIGYS from the coding sequence GTGGAACAAACGTGGATACTTCCGGTTTTTGCCGGGCTGCTCGGCGCGGTGGTCGGGTCTTTTCTCAATGTGTGTATTTATCGATTGCCGCGCAAGCAATCGATCGTTTCCCCCCCGTCAAGTTGTCCTCAGTGCGGTGCCCGGATTCCGTGGTATCTGAATGTGCCGCTGGTCAGCTTCATGGTGTTGCGGGGACGTTGTTGTGCGTGTAAGACCCCTATTTCGCTGCGTTATCCTGCGATTGAACTTCTTAACGGGCTACTTTTCTGGGTGATTTTTGACCGCTTCGGGATGAGTTGGTTGACACCGGTTTTCTGGCTTTTTTCTGCAGCACTGGTGGTGATTGCTTTTATTGATCTGGAACATCAGATCATTCCCGACGTGATCAGTCTGCCTGGCATTGTGGTCGGTTTTCTTTGTTCGTTCCTTATCCCCTGGTTGTCCTGGTCTGATTCGGCGTTGGGGATTCTGCTTGGTGGCGGCAGTCTGTTTGTGATTGCGACCGGCTACCAGCTGTTGACCGGTCGCGAAGGGATGGGGGGGGGTGATATCAAATTACTGGCGATGGTCGGTGCGTTTATGGGCTGGAAGGCGGTGCTGCCGATCATCTTTCTGGCTTCGCTGCTGGGCACGCTGGTCGGTGTTCCGCTGATGCTGGTGCAGCGCGAAAACGCACGGCTGGCATTGCCGTTCGGGCCGTTTATCGTTTGCGCAACCCTTGTTTTTCTGCTCTGGGGGGGGCTGCTTTTTAATTATTATCTGCGCTTGATCGGATATTCGTAA
- a CDS encoding helix-turn-helix domain-containing protein, with the protein MTTNKVKEIRESLLMSKAELARKAGVSPLTIDRIEKGAPCRMATMRKLILAFGLKLEDREQVFPADG; encoded by the coding sequence ATGACGACAAACAAAGTGAAAGAGATCAGAGAATCCCTGCTGATGAGTAAGGCTGAACTGGCGCGTAAGGCAGGTGTTTCCCCCTTGACGATTGATCGAATCGAGAAGGGGGCACCATGTCGTATGGCGACGATGCGCAAGCTGATTCTGGCGTTTGGTTTGAAACTGGAAGACCGGGAACAGGTTTTCCCTGCCGACGGCTGA
- a CDS encoding PilN domain-containing protein — protein MIRINLLPVKEAQKKEMLIGQLVILALAVSIVVLGCLGGYLWLQGQVNEQQRQVDEKQAEINQLKKVLGEVREFEKKQKELRGKLDVLDKLKDNRSGPVHLLDELSAALAEGVWVESFDEKGGAIAISAISLSQESAAVFLRNLEASPYFQNVSLLVINQKNQGDVVLHQFKVICAAETPPKKK, from the coding sequence ATGATCAGAATAAATCTTCTTCCGGTTAAGGAAGCACAAAAAAAAGAGATGCTGATTGGTCAGCTGGTGATCCTGGCCCTGGCGGTGAGTATCGTTGTCCTTGGCTGTTTGGGCGGTTACCTGTGGTTACAGGGGCAGGTTAACGAACAACAACGGCAGGTCGATGAAAAACAGGCAGAAATTAACCAGCTCAAGAAAGTTCTGGGCGAGGTTCGGGAGTTCGAGAAAAAGCAAAAAGAGTTGCGCGGCAAGCTGGATGTCCTTGATAAATTGAAGGACAATCGCTCCGGTCCGGTGCATCTGCTGGATGAACTGAGCGCTGCTCTTGCTGAAGGTGTCTGGGTGGAGTCTTTCGACGAAAAGGGGGGGGCGATAGCGATCTCGGCGATCAGCTTGTCGCAGGAATCTGCCGCCGTGTTTTTGCGCAATCTGGAGGCATCCCCCTATTTTCAGAACGTTTCCCTGCTGGTGATCAACCAGAAAAACCAGGGGGACGTTGTGCTCCACCAGTTTAAGGTTATTTGTGCGGCTGAGACGCCGCCAAAGAAAAAGTGA
- a CDS encoding pilus assembly protein PilM, whose product MFFKKKKDIVGFDIGSSSVKFVYLREAKGSYQLVDFGMAKLSDEAIVDNAIMDSSAVVDAVQELIATHSIKVKNIATSVSGHSVIIRKIQMSIRTEEEMESSIQWEAEQYIPFEISEVNIDYQVLGPDENDASQINVILVAAKKDFVGDYLAVFKECGLTPLVLDIDCFALENAFEANYSVAEDEIVALINMGSEAMNVNVLKGGASVFTRDIQSGGKLYDEEIQKRFGLSAEDAERAKLGEEVGGADPAEVRQVIDETTENLTQEAQRSIDFFSATSADEKVQKVYIAGGVAKVPNVVEMLAEKLGVPVEVIDPFKQIAVDESSFDLDYVADVAPMYVVAVGLAMRRLGDK is encoded by the coding sequence ATGTTTTTTAAGAAGAAGAAAGACATCGTTGGTTTTGATATCGGCTCAAGCTCCGTTAAGTTCGTCTATTTACGCGAGGCTAAAGGGTCGTATCAACTGGTTGATTTCGGTATGGCAAAATTGTCTGACGAAGCAATTGTCGACAACGCCATTATGGATTCGAGTGCTGTTGTTGATGCCGTGCAGGAGCTGATCGCGACCCATTCAATCAAGGTCAAGAATATCGCAACATCAGTTTCTGGCCATTCGGTTATCATTAGAAAAATTCAGATGTCGATTCGCACTGAGGAGGAGATGGAGTCTTCCATTCAGTGGGAAGCCGAGCAGTATATTCCTTTTGAAATCTCGGAAGTCAATATCGATTATCAGGTTCTCGGTCCCGATGAGAATGATGCCTCACAAATCAATGTTATTCTGGTGGCGGCAAAGAAAGACTTTGTCGGTGACTATCTGGCCGTTTTCAAGGAGTGCGGGTTGACGCCGCTGGTTCTCGATATTGATTGTTTCGCACTGGAAAACGCTTTTGAAGCAAATTATTCGGTTGCTGAAGATGAAATTGTTGCCCTGATCAATATGGGCAGTGAAGCGATGAACGTCAATGTCCTCAAGGGCGGAGCCTCGGTCTTTACGCGTGATATTCAATCCGGCGGCAAGTTATATGATGAAGAGATCCAGAAACGCTTTGGACTGAGTGCCGAAGATGCAGAGCGGGCAAAACTGGGGGAGGAAGTTGGGGGTGCTGATCCCGCCGAGGTCAGACAGGTGATTGATGAGACAACAGAAAATCTGACCCAGGAAGCCCAGCGCTCAATCGATTTTTTCTCAGCGACTTCAGCCGATGAAAAGGTGCAGAAGGTTTATATCGCGGGCGGCGTTGCCAAGGTTCCAAATGTTGTGGAGATGCTTGCTGAAAAGCTTGGTGTTCCCGTTGAAGTTATTGATCCATTCAAACAGATTGCGGTGGATGAGAGTTCTTTTGATCTGGATTATGTGGCAGATGTTGCCCCGATGTACGTGGTCGCGGTCGGTTTGGCGATGCGGCGGTTGGGGGACAAATGA
- a CDS encoding pilus assembly protein PilP, whose product MFWLLIVRRRRSVLLTVLPRQQGIRAGRGVSLMCATHYRLFLLLYLCFALSGCGDAPVSNPSADGGDKVPVNKNKPPVVKEEQEQAVIVKYRYPRIDKRDPFKPLVEVKKKAQKSPVRESAAVPEDELTPLQKVDIERLRLLGIIVGKNAPRAMVDAPDGKSYILKKGTKVGKNNGEVVDIAAEVVLVRERYQDFTGEMHENIVEIRLPAREGDR is encoded by the coding sequence ATGTTCTGGCTGTTGATTGTACGGCGACGACGTTCCGTTTTGTTGACAGTGCTGCCCAGGCAGCAGGGAATAAGGGCGGGAAGAGGCGTTAGTTTGATGTGTGCTACTCATTACAGGCTGTTTTTATTGTTATATCTGTGTTTCGCGCTGAGTGGCTGTGGTGACGCCCCGGTGTCGAATCCATCTGCCGATGGTGGGGACAAGGTGCCGGTAAATAAAAACAAACCACCGGTTGTTAAGGAAGAGCAGGAACAAGCGGTTATCGTCAAGTATCGCTATCCACGAATTGACAAGCGCGATCCGTTCAAGCCGCTGGTCGAGGTCAAAAAGAAGGCTCAAAAGTCGCCAGTGCGCGAGTCTGCAGCTGTGCCGGAGGATGAGCTGACACCGTTACAAAAAGTCGATATTGAGAGATTGCGGTTGCTGGGCATTATCGTAGGTAAAAACGCGCCACGCGCGATGGTCGATGCGCCTGATGGGAAATCGTATATTTTGAAAAAAGGAACCAAGGTCGGGAAAAACAATGGCGAGGTTGTTGACATTGCCGCAGAGGTCGTTCTGGTTCGAGAGAGATACCAGGATTTCACCGGCGAAATGCATGAAAATATAGTTGAAATAAGACTTCCTGCGCGGGAAGGAGATCGTTAA
- a CDS encoding type 4a pilus biogenesis protein PilO, which produces MDPRIEKLLKLPLYQRWIILGVICVAIIAATVYFVYLPQIEECDKLQKQNEALETQLVKDRRIANNLSKFKLEYEKMQEQLNDALKELPNQQELSALLTSIASLAKDNRLEVLMFKPGKEVPQGFYADVPVSLKLLGAYHDVAEFFQAVGDLSRIVNISGLSIKEGRSKEREDVLAVDCTATTFRFVDSAAQAAGNKGGKRR; this is translated from the coding sequence ATGGACCCACGTATCGAAAAATTACTCAAGCTGCCACTTTATCAACGCTGGATCATCCTTGGTGTGATCTGCGTCGCGATTATTGCGGCCACGGTCTATTTCGTTTATCTGCCGCAGATTGAAGAGTGCGACAAGCTGCAAAAACAAAATGAGGCGTTGGAGACACAACTGGTCAAGGATCGCCGCATTGCCAATAATCTGTCCAAATTCAAGCTTGAATACGAAAAAATGCAGGAACAGCTTAATGATGCCTTGAAAGAGCTTCCCAACCAGCAGGAGTTGTCTGCTCTGCTTACCAGCATTGCCTCGTTGGCCAAGGATAATCGCCTGGAAGTTTTGATGTTTAAACCGGGGAAGGAAGTTCCACAAGGTTTTTACGCCGACGTTCCAGTTTCGTTGAAACTGCTGGGGGCTTATCATGATGTTGCTGAGTTTTTTCAGGCGGTCGGTGATCTCTCGCGCATTGTAAATATCAGCGGACTGAGCATCAAGGAAGGTCGATCGAAGGAACGGGAAGATGTTCTGGCTGTTGATTGTACGGCGACGACGTTCCGTTTTGTTGACAGTGCTGCCCAGGCAGCAGGGAATAAGGGCGGGAAGAGGCGTTAG